AGCTGACAGAAGGATTAGGATTATGAAGAGAGGAATTGCAATGAAGGATCCAATCATTGAACCAGAAATTCTGTCACAGAAAGAGTTGTATTGCTGACAGAAAGCAAACCAATTTGCTTTGGCATTTCCTTTGTGTGCTAAATAAACAATAGATGCTGCTGCTGAAGATCCAGCTGTCAATGAAGCTAGCATTATCTGCATATACAGAGCATAAAGTCAATTAATCATGAGCACAACTTTAACTAtgtcattttgttttttttactcaTTTGTCTATCTATTAAGCTTTCTAAAGCACGGACATCTTTGAACAAAAGTGTATCTGGTGTTTAACACATGTCTGTGTGCGACATCGACAACGacgttcaatttatttatttttttaaaattattattgatgtgAACGTATCAGTGTCGAGTCTAGTGACATGTCCGTACCGTGTCCAAAATAATCAATATGACCCTAGTCATTCTTGCACTGCTCCTTATGATATGCAAGATGGACAAAGGTAGAGAAAGCATCAAGTAGCCACTAGCAATAGCACTAGCAGCTACAAAAAACCTGTTTAATTTCAATGACAACAAAAATGAGATTAGGTTAGCATATTAATTtcaatgaagcatttttagaatccataataatattttattgaaacTAATATTACTTTGTTCGCAAATCTTAACTCGAATAACAAAAATCGATATTATTAGGTTAGACGTCATCACCAGAGTTCGAGTTCAAATCCTGATTGGTACTCACGTTTATATGTGTGGGTTTCTAATAATTATTAACATTTTGTCAGCATAaccaaaaacaaacaaataaacataCCTCAGGGTTGGAAGATCATCATACTTGGCCCTAAACCTAATGAACTGAGTGAAAAAGGGAAGTGACTCATTAGTAGTTCCCATTGCAATTGCACTTCCTAAAGTGGCTCCAATTGCAATCAACCTTAAAATGAAATCAATTATAGAAACTCCTCTCTTAATGCTTCCCTTTTGTGTGGATGATTTTTGTTCAACATAAGTTGAGTTCATCATTTTTCCTAAGTTGAATGAAATATATTAATTTGAACCTTAGTACTTGAAAGGGGTTTAAAGGGATATAATAGAATTGATGGTGTACTTTGAATAAGAGAATAGTAGCTATTTATAGTAATTCGTTTCATGTTCATTCATATGCTACATATAATTGTGGGgtgtcaattaataaataaaaggatCTATATCAATAAAGTATACCTAATCAAAACCAACAAATCCAACAAGTCCATTTGCTTTGAATAACTTGCCTTTCTATGAAAAACACaacatatatataatatattgttCCATACAAAAGCACTTACTAAGAGTTTCTTATCTTATCAAATATTCTAAGTTCAAATCTAACTATAAAATGCAATAAAGTCacttttcaaaaaagaaaattgcTTATTTTTGTTATGTAAATTAGTTTCATATTGTTTGAAAATCGAGACTAAAAGTAATTTTTATATCACATTCATACTCTTTAACTCAATGGAATATCTTTTATAAAAGACAAAAGTTATAAGaattctcacattcaaaacaGACAATATCTCGTAGTCGCAGTAGCGTGGACTTGAGGTCGACCAAAACATTGACTCAAGAAGGAGGGGTCGGGCCCACATGCTCGCGCCTTGCTCTTTAGCTTCGACTAATGACAATTGTTTCGGgctgaagaaaataattttatattatttaacaatCGAGAGGTAGAGGGTAGTTTATATACAATACTCAAACTCTTTAATATAACGAGATATCTTTTGTAAAGGACAAAACTTTGAAGGTTCTTGCATTTAAAGTAGACAATACTCGTACTTCATAATTGCAATGACACGGACTTAATGTCGATTagaacaattttaattttttcaaactcGAAAAATAAGTTTTTACAATAAGTTTTTACAAACAGAAGATATTTCTTTTAATGAAAGAAATATTATTTTGAAAAGCTTTTTCAATAAATACAAAAGCCATATTTATTAATCTATATTATCTTGTTAAGAGATAACACCTGTCGTACTTGCTCTATGTTTcaaatctaatatttttatttctttgacctaaaactaatattttaatgattttcatCTAACTCCACTAAGATTTCCTTAATCAGAAACATTATTTCATTCCTAAAAAAGGTCGAAGGACAACGTTGGACTTCACATAGTCAGTACAAAAGCCAACGTACTCATCCCATAATCAAACTATAAAATAGACATTGGTTTGATATTTGTTTCAATACAATACAACCAAATCATTATAATAAAATAGGTTAACTACATATTATTTAGACTTAACTataattttggtccctctattatttatttttttgagttttgatcccctattttaaattttgaaattttagtctctttattttgattttttgaggattttggtcctcTTACAAATCCGaatgcaatttttaatgaaatggaactcacattgatgacatgttcaacataaattttaaataaaattagttttttttttttgaaaatttcaatgcTAAACTGACACTGACACATCATTAATGTGagcgtcatttcatttaaaattgccttcgaatttgcagggggaccaaaatcctcaaaaaactaaaatatagggactaaaattacggattttaaaataggggaccaaaatccaaaaataaaaggataatatgGGAACTAAAATTGCAATTAAACCTATTATTTAAGTTCATCTGCTATGAACTTTTTATTTAATGCCTCTATGTTATGTTTCGTGAATTTTAGGGAGAGGCTTCCATCTCCTCGTATTTTGTGGActcttttttaaatttgaaaataattattgATGTGAAAGTAATATGAAGTGAATGCATACAATAAGTGTGCAAATTGAGTGGGCGATCATATTTTGAGAGGTCGATTCCTTATAAATAGAGTGGATGAACTCGTATGCACTTTAGTTTGAAGTggactttttctttaaatcttgtCCGTGATAACATATTTGATGACAAACTCTAAAACAGAATTTTAGCTCTGTCTCATAGACGAGTGTGTATTGGTAAATACTATGACGTTAAAGTTAGTAATTGTTATAACTCTAAAGTTTTAGGTAAGAATATTGTGTACCTGAGTTTGATTTGTAATCATTCTTTTATAGTGatatattagggttttaaggcTATAGAACCTTCTACTTGTTACAGTTGTCTCAGAAGGCAGATGTCAGAAGATTCTATGGAGTATGATCTAACGGTCTCATGGACCCTGCCAGCTCTAATCAGATGTACTTCCATAGCGAGTTCATCTTAATTTTCCAAGTTTTTGGCTTAATGATGGGATGTCTGAGTAACTTACCCTCAACCCTTGACATTTCCCCATCTTTCCGCATAGTGTTTATCCCTATGTCTATAGGTCATAGGTTGAGGGGTTCATTTAATGGCTTCTATGAAATTGTAGACATAACGACTATATTGTGGAGAATAATGTTTCACTTATTGTCATGTGGTGTTCGTTCATTGGCTAT
The Vicia villosa cultivar HV-30 ecotype Madison, WI linkage group LG6, Vvil1.0, whole genome shotgun sequence genome window above contains:
- the LOC131608835 gene encoding casparian strip membrane protein 3 → MMNSTYVEQKSSTQKGSIKRGVSIIDFILRLIAIGATLGSAIAMGTTNESLPFFTQFIRFRAKYDDLPTLRFFVAASAIASGYLMLSLPLSILHIIRSSARMTRVILIILDTIMLASLTAGSSAAASIVYLAHKGNAKANWFAFCQQYNSFCDRISGSMIGSFIAIPLFIILILLSALVLSRR